CCTCAGTAGCTGACAACTTCAGTTTCCGGCTGTCCCAGTGCGGGAAAAGGGCGTATCAAGACGTGGAGAATCTCGCCGATTCTCTCCGGGACCCACCGCAGCACATGGCGCAATTCTTCCGAGCCATAGCGCACCAGGCTCATGGCCTTCCGGCCATGGGCTAGCATCCGAATTGGTTTCATCTCATGCCGCCAGACGCCCACCCGGAGGCAAGCCAGCCAGGCCAGGGTCACCAAACCAAACAGTCGCTCCAACCGTGTGGGGTCGGTGACTCCGGTCCGCTCCAAATCGAAGCCCCGCGACTTTTGCGAGCTGAAAGTAGACTCGATGGTCCAGCGAAGCTTGTACAGCTGCCACGTTTCCCACACATGAAAATCCGTCGCGATGATCACCAGGTCACCCGCGGGTGACCTGGTGGCCACCACCCGCATGGGTTCACCAAACACCTCAGTCCGCTCCGCGATCATCCGGAACTGACCAGGTTGCAGCTCCCGGAACCACTCGTCTGCTGACAGCTCGTCCAGCACGGTGTCCTTCCGAATCCGGATGGCCCGGCGAATCCCTTTCCGGCGGAGAAAGCGGAACCACTCGGCCCCGATGAACTCCCGGTCCGCCACCAGACCCTT
This Deinococcus radiopugnans ATCC 19172 DNA region includes the following protein-coding sequences:
- a CDS encoding IS4 family transposase — translated: MIMAQSVNHRDLGAHLPGTSSPEAKKRRVERAVHDEQLTAQVFLALLLVHLPPGKILMSVDRTTWEHGDSPLNLLVLGAVVHGFTIPLVWVALDHTGNSDTRARMWLVLRLLEALPARRWKGLVADREFIGAEWFRFLRRKGIRRAIRIRKDTVLDELSADEWFRELQPGQFRMIAERTEVFGEPMRVVATRSPAGDLVIIATDFHVWETWQLYKLRWTIESTFSSQKSRGFDLERTGVTDPTRLERLFGLVTLAWLACLRVGVWRHEMKPIRMLAHGRKAMSLVRYGSEELRHVLRWVPERIGEILHVLIRPFPALGQPETEVVSY